A single Symbiobacterium thermophilum IAM 14863 DNA region contains:
- the dinB gene encoding DNA polymerase IV: MRTDLWVIHLDMDAFFASIEQRDNPRLRGKPVIVGGSPNSRGVVSTCSYEARRFGVRSAMPSREALRLCPQAVFIRPNHAKYAAVGRQVRAIMRRFTDVIEPLSIDEAFLDVSGQDAVRVARELKEAIRAELHLTGSAGVSYCKFLAKLASDMQKPDGLTVITWERAQELLPTLPVRKLWGVGPASEQALHALGIYTCGDLLAYDPDTLRKHFGKRADELILLARGIDPRPVVPYREAKSIGEENTFPVDQTDREYLSRLLERYADNLAEELRRQGLYARTVTVKIKWNVFVEGGPKGGDFLQITRSQTLPMPTNDARTIGRVAREIFARVEWEGRKVRLLGLSVHNLVKQGEQVQAYLPI, translated from the coding sequence GTGAGGACGGACCTCTGGGTGATCCACCTGGACATGGACGCATTCTTCGCCTCGATCGAGCAGCGGGACAACCCCCGGCTCCGGGGGAAGCCGGTGATCGTGGGCGGCTCTCCCAACTCCCGGGGCGTCGTCTCCACGTGCTCCTACGAAGCGCGCCGGTTCGGCGTCCGCTCCGCCATGCCCTCCCGGGAGGCCCTGCGGCTCTGCCCGCAGGCGGTCTTCATCCGGCCGAACCACGCCAAGTACGCGGCGGTGGGCCGCCAGGTGCGGGCGATCATGCGCCGGTTCACCGACGTCATCGAGCCGCTCTCCATCGACGAGGCGTTCCTGGACGTTTCCGGGCAGGACGCGGTGAGGGTGGCCCGGGAGCTGAAGGAGGCCATCCGGGCCGAGCTGCACCTCACCGGGTCCGCGGGCGTCTCCTACTGCAAGTTCCTGGCCAAGCTGGCCTCCGACATGCAGAAGCCGGACGGGCTGACCGTCATCACCTGGGAGCGGGCGCAGGAGCTCCTGCCCACGCTGCCGGTGCGAAAGCTGTGGGGCGTCGGGCCTGCCAGCGAGCAGGCCCTGCACGCGCTGGGAATCTACACCTGCGGTGACCTGCTGGCGTACGACCCGGACACACTGCGCAAGCACTTCGGCAAGCGGGCCGACGAGCTGATCCTGCTGGCCCGGGGCATCGACCCCCGCCCGGTGGTGCCGTACCGGGAGGCCAAGTCCATTGGCGAGGAGAACACGTTTCCCGTGGACCAGACGGACCGGGAATACCTGAGCCGGCTCCTGGAGCGGTACGCCGACAACCTGGCGGAGGAGCTGCGGCGGCAGGGGCTCTACGCCCGGACCGTGACCGTGAAGATCAAGTGGAACGTCTTCGTCGAGGGCGGGCCCAAGGGCGGCGACTTCCTGCAGATCACCCGGAGCCAGACCCTGCCCATGCCCACCAACGACGCCCGGACCATCGGCCGGGTCGCCCGGGAGATCTTCGCCCGGGTGGAGTGGGAGGGGCGGAAGGTCCGGCTGCTGGGACTCTCGGTGCACAACCTGGTGAAGCAGGGCGAGCAGGTGCAGGCTTACCTGCCCATCTAG
- a CDS encoding pyridoxal phosphate-dependent aminotransferase — protein MRLSARARALTPSPTMAIDAMSKQMVAEGIDVVNFSVGEPDFDTPESIKAAGIAAIQQGETKYTPAAGTLELRKAICEKLERDNGLQYRPEEIVVSNGGKQSLYNAYQVLLDPGEEVIIQAPYWVSYPEIVRLAGGVPVVVETDESTGFRLTADMIREKLTNRTRVINLNSPSNPTGAVLSRRELEEIAALAVEHDLMIVTDEIYEKLLYDGAEHVSIASLGEEVKRRTITVNGLSKAYAMTGWRMGYTASERIYAKAMADLQSQSTSGPSSISQAAAVAALRGSQESVEQMRQEFDRRRRHMLERLNRLPGFSVKVAPAGAFYLFPNVSALFGETIAGRKITSSDDLAEVILEQAHVAVVPGTGFGAPHHIRFSYATSMERIDEGLDRIARLLARG, from the coding sequence ATGCGTCTGTCCGCCCGAGCCCGCGCACTCACGCCGTCACCGACCATGGCGATCGACGCCATGTCGAAGCAGATGGTGGCGGAGGGCATAGACGTCGTCAACTTCTCGGTGGGGGAACCCGACTTCGACACACCGGAGTCGATCAAGGCCGCAGGCATCGCCGCCATCCAACAGGGAGAGACCAAGTACACCCCTGCCGCGGGAACCCTGGAACTGCGCAAGGCCATCTGCGAGAAGCTGGAGCGGGACAACGGGCTGCAGTACCGCCCGGAGGAGATCGTGGTCTCCAACGGCGGCAAGCAGTCGTTGTACAATGCGTACCAGGTGCTGCTGGATCCCGGCGAAGAGGTGATCATCCAGGCGCCGTACTGGGTCTCCTACCCGGAGATCGTGCGGTTGGCCGGGGGCGTCCCCGTGGTGGTGGAGACCGACGAGTCCACCGGCTTCCGCCTGACGGCCGACATGATCCGGGAGAAGCTGACCAACCGCACCCGGGTCATCAACCTGAACAGCCCGAGCAATCCCACCGGCGCCGTGCTCTCCCGCAGGGAGCTGGAGGAGATCGCGGCCCTGGCGGTGGAGCACGACCTGATGATCGTGACCGACGAGATCTACGAGAAGCTGCTCTACGACGGCGCCGAGCACGTGTCCATCGCCTCGCTGGGGGAGGAGGTCAAGCGGCGGACCATCACCGTCAACGGCCTCTCCAAGGCGTACGCCATGACCGGCTGGCGTATGGGATACACCGCCTCGGAGCGGATCTACGCCAAGGCGATGGCAGACCTGCAGTCCCAGTCCACCTCGGGACCGTCCTCGATCTCCCAGGCGGCTGCGGTGGCCGCACTGCGGGGCAGCCAGGAGTCGGTGGAGCAGATGCGGCAGGAGTTCGACCGCCGGCGCCGGCACATGCTGGAGCGGTTGAACCGGCTGCCGGGCTTCTCCGTGAAGGTGGCGCCGGCGGGGGCGTTTTACCTGTTCCCCAACGTGTCGGCTCTCTTCGGGGAGACCATCGCCGGGCGCAAGATCACCTCGTCCGATGACCTGGCGGAGGTCATCCTGGAGCAGGCCCACGTGGCCGTCGTGCCCGGGACCGGCTTCGGTGCGCCCCACCACATCCGCTTCTCGTATGCGACCTCGATGGAGCGCATCGACGAGGGGCTGGACCGCATCGCCCGGCTGCTCGCCAGGGGCTAG
- a CDS encoding DUF4352 domain-containing protein gives MRRRKILIWAAAALLAVLVAGCGKYADQTGPNRTDPSPSSSAGSAGGNQPATGGGGDGGGDAVGNAAGGAAGDGAGPGGGGGAEPAGKVQLGPLAVGESAQVGPLTVTMHRAETVDQAPAPGYTYLLIEVTVENGGSAPYTVNPTEQHKVQTPEEKNAPYNLQATALRTPKFQGTLRQGESGSGWLGFLAKKLEGTYTYTFTHPEYGEATWEFTLQ, from the coding sequence GTGAGGAGACGCAAGATCCTGATCTGGGCAGCAGCGGCGCTGCTGGCCGTGCTGGTGGCCGGCTGCGGCAAGTACGCGGACCAGACCGGCCCCAACCGGACGGACCCCAGCCCGTCCAGCTCGGCAGGCTCGGCAGGCGGAAACCAGCCGGCCACCGGCGGCGGGGGCGACGGAGGAGGCGATGCCGTGGGCAACGCCGCAGGCGGTGCCGCAGGCGATGGCGCAGGCCCTGGCGGGGGTGGGGGCGCGGAGCCCGCCGGGAAGGTGCAGCTCGGGCCGCTGGCGGTGGGCGAATCGGCGCAGGTCGGTCCGCTCACCGTTACCATGCACCGGGCAGAGACTGTGGACCAGGCCCCGGCGCCCGGATACACCTACCTGCTGATCGAGGTTACGGTGGAGAACGGCGGCAGCGCCCCGTATACGGTGAACCCCACCGAGCAGCACAAGGTCCAGACGCCGGAGGAGAAGAACGCCCCGTACAATCTGCAGGCCACAGCCCTGCGCACACCCAAGTTCCAGGGGACCCTGAGGCAGGGAGAGTCGGGATCCGGCTGGTTGGGCTTCCTCGCGAAGAAGCTGGAGGGCACGTATACGTATACCTTCACACACCCCGAGTACGGCGAGGCCACCTGGGAGTTCACCCTGCAGTGA
- the typA gene encoding translational GTPase TypA codes for MKRTDLRNVAIIAHVDHGKTTLVDGLLRQSGTFRANEQVAERVMDSFDLERERGITILSKNTGITYKGVRINIVDTPGHADFSGEVERIMTMVDGCLLIVDAAEGPMAQTKFVLRKAMEAGLKPVVVINKIDRPDRRIAEVEDEVLDLFIELGADEDQLDYPVLYASARKGVATYRLEEEGKDLQPIFDTILERIPCPEGDPDAPLQAMVTSLDYDEYVGRVAIARVRQGTVRAGQQVAVAKLDGSVAKFRAAQLFGFHGLKRVPVEVATVGDIIAMTGLEDVNIGETITDPENPQPLPPIKVDEPTLQMTFRTNDSPFAGQEGKYVTSRHLRARLFKELERNVALRVEETDSPDVFIVSGRGELHLSILIETMRREGYELAVSKPKVIYRYDEAGNRLEPLEELIIDVPEEYMGAVMEALGIRKAEMTNMVNHGNGNVRLEFIIPARGLVGFRSEFLTMTRGYGVMHHMFHGYGPYRGEIPTRQRGSLVASETGTATQYALYQIQERGTLFIEPGTEVYVGMVVGENSRGQDMDVNVCKTKHLTNIRAAGADEKLLLDPPRKLTLEEALEQIADDELVEITPKSIRLRKQYLDPAIRARIAKGKEINAEVLQRLQQGR; via the coding sequence ATGAAGCGGACCGACCTGCGCAACGTGGCGATCATCGCCCACGTCGACCACGGCAAGACCACGCTGGTGGACGGCCTGCTCCGCCAGTCCGGCACCTTCCGGGCCAACGAGCAGGTCGCCGAGCGGGTCATGGACTCGTTCGACCTGGAGCGGGAGCGGGGCATCACCATCCTTTCGAAGAACACGGGGATCACGTATAAAGGGGTTCGGATCAACATCGTCGACACGCCGGGACACGCCGACTTCTCCGGCGAGGTGGAACGGATCATGACGATGGTCGACGGCTGCCTGCTGATCGTGGACGCGGCCGAGGGGCCGATGGCGCAGACCAAGTTCGTGCTGCGCAAGGCCATGGAGGCCGGCCTGAAGCCGGTGGTGGTGATCAACAAGATCGACCGGCCCGACCGGCGGATCGCCGAGGTGGAGGACGAAGTCCTCGACCTGTTCATCGAGCTGGGCGCCGACGAGGACCAGCTGGACTACCCGGTGCTGTACGCCTCCGCCCGCAAGGGCGTCGCAACCTACCGGCTGGAGGAGGAGGGGAAGGACCTCCAGCCGATCTTCGACACCATCCTGGAGCGCATCCCCTGCCCGGAGGGCGACCCGGATGCGCCGCTGCAGGCCATGGTGACGTCGCTGGATTACGACGAGTACGTGGGCCGCGTGGCCATCGCCCGGGTGCGGCAGGGCACCGTGCGGGCCGGCCAGCAGGTAGCCGTGGCCAAACTGGACGGCTCCGTGGCGAAGTTCCGGGCGGCCCAGCTCTTCGGCTTCCACGGCCTGAAGCGGGTGCCGGTGGAGGTGGCCACGGTCGGCGACATCATCGCCATGACCGGCCTGGAGGACGTGAACATCGGCGAGACCATCACCGATCCGGAGAACCCGCAGCCTCTGCCGCCGATCAAGGTCGACGAGCCGACCCTGCAGATGACCTTCCGCACCAACGACTCGCCGTTTGCCGGGCAGGAGGGCAAGTACGTCACCTCCCGCCACCTGCGGGCACGGCTCTTCAAGGAGCTGGAGCGGAACGTCGCCCTGCGAGTGGAGGAGACCGATTCGCCGGACGTCTTCATCGTTTCGGGCCGCGGCGAGTTGCACCTGTCCATCCTCATCGAAACCATGCGCCGGGAAGGGTACGAGCTGGCGGTCTCCAAGCCCAAGGTCATCTACCGGTACGACGAGGCCGGCAACCGGTTGGAGCCGCTGGAGGAGCTCATCATCGACGTGCCCGAGGAGTACATGGGCGCGGTGATGGAGGCCCTGGGCATCCGCAAGGCCGAGATGACTAACATGGTCAACCACGGCAACGGCAACGTGCGGCTGGAGTTCATCATCCCGGCCCGCGGCCTGGTGGGCTTCCGCTCGGAGTTCCTGACCATGACCCGGGGTTACGGCGTCATGCACCACATGTTCCACGGCTACGGGCCCTACCGGGGCGAGATCCCCACCCGCCAGCGGGGCTCGCTGGTGGCCTCGGAGACCGGCACCGCCACCCAGTACGCCCTGTACCAGATCCAGGAGCGGGGCACGCTGTTCATCGAGCCGGGCACCGAGGTCTACGTGGGCATGGTGGTGGGCGAGAACAGCCGCGGCCAGGATATGGACGTCAACGTCTGCAAGACCAAGCACCTCACCAACATCCGGGCGGCGGGGGCCGACGAGAAGCTGCTGCTGGACCCGCCCCGGAAGCTGACCCTGGAGGAGGCGCTGGAGCAGATCGCGGACGACGAGCTGGTGGAGATCACCCCGAAGTCGATCCGCCTGCGGAAGCAGTACCTGGACCCCGCCATCCGGGCGCGCATCGCCAAGGGGAAGGAGATCAACGCGGAGGTGCTGCAGCGGCTGCAGCAGGGACGGTAG
- the hcp gene encoding hydroxylamine reductase, whose amino-acid sequence MFCNQCEMTAHGTGCTKVGICGKDENIQALQENLIYALKGIAAYTYHARELGYTDPEIDAFFAEALYSTLTNVDFDLNHFLELNMRAGQMTLRAMTMLKKAHTDHFGEMVPTQVPTGTVAGPAVVVTGHNLKALYELLRQTEGTGINVYTHSEMLPAHGYPGLKRFPHLVGNLGAAWCDQKKLFAQFPGAIVGTSNCVQIPLDAYKDRIFTVGASRLPGVPHVENWDFSPVIARALSLPPCEEKPGEVTLTTGFADTNILPMADKILAGVKAGKIRHFFVVGGCDAPGSLGNYYRDFVRMTPPDTLVITLACGKFRFNDLDLGTIDGIPRLLDLGQCNDTISAIRIATALAEAFGCEVNDLPLSIVLSWMEQKAVAVLMCLLSLGIRGIYLGPKPPAWITPDVLRVLQEQFDLRLTTTPEADLKALLGR is encoded by the coding sequence GTGTTCTGCAACCAGTGCGAGATGACGGCCCACGGCACCGGCTGCACCAAGGTGGGCATCTGCGGCAAGGACGAGAACATCCAGGCCCTGCAGGAAAACCTGATCTACGCCCTGAAGGGCATCGCCGCCTACACCTACCACGCCCGGGAGCTGGGGTACACCGACCCCGAGATCGACGCCTTCTTCGCCGAGGCGCTGTACTCCACCCTCACCAACGTCGACTTCGACCTCAACCACTTCCTGGAGCTCAACATGCGGGCCGGCCAGATGACGCTGCGCGCCATGACCATGCTGAAGAAGGCGCACACCGACCACTTCGGCGAGATGGTGCCCACCCAGGTCCCCACCGGGACCGTCGCCGGACCGGCGGTCGTCGTCACCGGCCACAACCTGAAGGCCCTGTACGAGCTGCTCCGGCAGACCGAGGGCACGGGGATCAACGTGTACACCCACTCGGAGATGCTGCCGGCCCACGGCTACCCCGGCCTGAAGCGGTTCCCCCACCTGGTGGGCAACCTGGGCGCCGCCTGGTGCGACCAGAAGAAGCTCTTCGCCCAGTTCCCGGGCGCGATCGTCGGCACCTCCAACTGCGTCCAGATCCCGCTGGACGCCTACAAGGACCGCATCTTCACCGTGGGTGCAAGCCGGCTGCCCGGCGTGCCGCACGTTGAGAACTGGGACTTCTCGCCGGTCATCGCCAGGGCGCTTTCCCTCCCGCCGTGCGAGGAGAAGCCGGGCGAGGTGACGCTCACCACCGGCTTCGCCGACACCAACATCCTGCCGATGGCGGACAAGATCCTCGCGGGCGTCAAGGCGGGCAAGATCCGGCACTTCTTCGTCGTCGGCGGCTGCGACGCACCCGGCTCCCTGGGCAACTACTACCGGGACTTCGTGCGGATGACCCCGCCCGACACCCTCGTCATCACCCTGGCCTGCGGCAAGTTCCGGTTCAACGACCTGGACCTGGGCACGATCGACGGCATCCCCCGGCTCCTGGACCTCGGCCAGTGCAACGACACCATCAGCGCCATCCGGATCGCGACGGCCCTGGCGGAGGCCTTCGGGTGCGAGGTAAACGACCTGCCGCTCTCCATCGTCCTCTCCTGGATGGAGCAGAAGGCCGTGGCGGTGCTGATGTGCCTGCTGTCGCTGGGGATCCGGGGGATCTACCTGGGGCCGAAGCCGCCCGCCTGGATCACCCCCGACGTGCTCCGGGTGCTGCAGGAGCAGTTCGACCTGCGCCTGACCACCACCCCGGAGGCCGACCTGAAGGCGCTCCTCGGCAGGTAG
- a CDS encoding N-acetylmuramoyl-L-alanine amidase, translated as MKRVAAAAFVWVLLSSVPAEAATLRPLDQDGLNVRSGPGTEYAIIGGLGYDQWATVLGREGDWYRVRLQSGAEGWVAAWFSRVLLEDEFRYAVVETDILNVRREPGLDAPVLTRVYQGQYVRLLEMIPEWWRIQLDDGTEGWVFAQYVRQAAGPPGGQPVEPGAGEAPAPVTPPASQPPAAPPGTVPDVSFPPPSEPVPDPAKVVSVVQETGIYAGPNSEARRTDTVRPGERLRLLDARDGWVRVASPQDRWGWVPGELVQVVDGPLRIQVAESGWSVEKPAAQQPAGRQPGAAEIVAGDAVVGPRGATLHLIPATAARVLAELSPGEPLEVLDRDGQWVKVRLSSGQVGWTRGALLEQPPAPPADGAPDDGEREGVDAGGAADEGAAGPGEEDRGFAVRMRQGAPGVYVLEVTAPGRSLGAPRLEGRTLRVPFSTGLDGERAMPLNQMGVARAVLTRDGLTLTLTGEPRVAVESALDGTLLVTLRPAVTEIRREGVGDNGVLRFTVRGTVQPRARAEAGQIIVEFPGAVLGTAQAPAGVQAVETATGVRVVLPSNRPFALKPWEGGYDLVTYGSGLAGKVIMLDPGHGGDDGGAVSRATGVVEKAVNLQVALRLRALLAEKGATVYMTRADDRRAAPDEFLRSVDGEPWDQLDLQYRTMLANHLGVDLFLSIHHNSGETLSQGTEVYYTSWTLNGGRSRELASLVQQELVRALGTRDRGVFDDTFFVTRNTLAPAVLVELAFINNPAEGPRTVDPAFQEAAAQAIVRALERFYAER; from the coding sequence TTGAAGCGAGTCGCCGCCGCCGCTTTCGTATGGGTATTGCTGTCCTCTGTCCCCGCCGAGGCTGCCACCCTGCGCCCCCTTGACCAGGACGGCCTCAACGTGCGGTCCGGCCCGGGCACCGAGTACGCCATCATCGGGGGGCTCGGCTACGATCAGTGGGCCACCGTGCTGGGCCGGGAGGGCGACTGGTACCGGGTGAGGCTCCAGAGCGGCGCGGAGGGCTGGGTCGCTGCCTGGTTCAGCCGGGTGCTCCTGGAGGACGAGTTCCGCTACGCGGTCGTGGAGACCGACATCCTGAACGTGCGGCGTGAGCCGGGGCTGGACGCTCCGGTGCTGACCCGTGTGTACCAGGGCCAGTACGTCCGCCTCCTGGAGATGATCCCCGAATGGTGGCGCATCCAGCTCGACGACGGCACGGAGGGGTGGGTCTTCGCCCAGTACGTGCGGCAGGCCGCCGGGCCGCCCGGGGGACAGCCCGTCGAGCCCGGGGCGGGCGAGGCGCCGGCCCCGGTGACGCCGCCGGCGAGTCAGCCGCCCGCGGCGCCGCCCGGCACCGTGCCCGACGTCTCGTTCCCGCCGCCTTCCGAGCCGGTGCCCGACCCTGCCAAGGTGGTCTCGGTCGTGCAGGAGACGGGCATCTATGCCGGCCCCAACAGCGAGGCGCGGCGCACCGACACCGTGCGGCCCGGCGAGCGGCTGCGGCTGCTGGACGCCCGGGACGGCTGGGTGCGGGTGGCATCGCCTCAGGACCGGTGGGGGTGGGTGCCCGGCGAACTGGTGCAGGTGGTGGACGGCCCCCTGCGCATCCAGGTGGCCGAGTCCGGCTGGAGCGTGGAGAAACCGGCCGCGCAGCAGCCCGCCGGCCGGCAGCCGGGGGCCGCGGAGATCGTGGCCGGGGACGCCGTCGTGGGACCAAGGGGCGCAACCCTGCACCTGATCCCCGCGACCGCGGCGCGGGTGCTGGCGGAGCTGTCCCCGGGCGAGCCGCTGGAGGTCCTGGATCGGGACGGCCAGTGGGTGAAGGTGCGGCTCTCCTCGGGCCAGGTGGGGTGGACCCGGGGGGCCCTCCTGGAGCAGCCGCCGGCGCCGCCTGCGGATGGTGCGCCGGATGACGGTGAGAGGGAAGGCGTCGATGCGGGCGGTGCCGCCGACGAGGGCGCGGCCGGCCCGGGGGAGGAGGACCGCGGGTTTGCGGTGCGCATGCGCCAGGGTGCCCCGGGGGTCTACGTCCTGGAGGTGACGGCTCCCGGCCGGAGCCTGGGCGCGCCCCGGCTGGAGGGCCGGACCCTGCGGGTGCCCTTCAGCACCGGCCTGGACGGCGAGCGGGCGATGCCGCTCAACCAGATGGGGGTGGCCCGGGCGGTGCTCACCCGGGACGGGCTGACCCTCACGCTCACGGGGGAGCCCAGGGTCGCCGTGGAATCGGCCCTGGACGGCACCCTGCTGGTGACCCTGCGGCCGGCGGTCACGGAGATCCGGCGGGAGGGCGTCGGGGACAACGGGGTCCTGCGCTTTACCGTCAGGGGTACCGTCCAGCCCCGGGCCCGGGCCGAGGCCGGCCAGATCATCGTGGAGTTCCCGGGAGCGGTGCTGGGGACCGCACAGGCGCCCGCGGGGGTGCAGGCGGTGGAGACCGCCACGGGCGTGCGGGTGGTCCTGCCCAGCAACCGGCCCTTTGCGCTGAAGCCGTGGGAGGGCGGCTACGACCTGGTCACCTATGGCTCCGGGCTGGCCGGCAAGGTGATCATGCTGGACCCCGGCCACGGCGGTGATGACGGCGGCGCGGTGAGCCGGGCCACGGGCGTGGTGGAGAAGGCGGTCAACCTGCAGGTGGCCCTGCGCCTGCGGGCCCTGTTGGCGGAGAAGGGCGCGACGGTGTACATGACCCGCGCCGACGACCGGCGGGCCGCGCCCGACGAGTTCCTGAGGAGCGTGGACGGCGAGCCCTGGGATCAGCTGGACCTGCAGTACCGCACCATGCTGGCCAACCATCTGGGGGTCGACCTGTTCCTGTCCATCCACCACAACTCGGGAGAGACGCTCTCGCAGGGCACCGAGGTGTACTACACCAGCTGGACGCTGAACGGCGGGCGGTCCCGGGAGCTGGCCTCCCTGGTGCAGCAGGAGCTGGTTCGCGCCCTGGGCACCCGGGACCGCGGCGTCTTCGACGACACGTTCTTCGTCACCCGCAACACCCTGGCGCCGGCCGTCCTGGTGGAGCTGGCGTTCATCAACAACCCCGCCGAGGGGCCCCGCACCGTCGACCCGGCCTTCCAGGAGGCCGCTGCGCAGGCCATCGTGCGGGCGCTGGAGCGGTTCTATGCAGAACGATAG
- the murD gene encoding UDP-N-acetylmuramoyl-L-alanine--D-glutamate ligase: MKLQERAAVVGIGISNMALIRYLVARGVRVTACDRTSAEKLGERAAELARLGVPLVAGEGYLEPLADHDLIFLTPGMPKHLPEIEAARRRGAAISGEIGLVLDLCRAPVIGVTGSAGKTTTTTLIGEILRAAGRETYVGGNIGKPLIEQVEAIPSEAVVVLELSSFQLQLVHRSPHIAVVTNVSPNHLDVHATMEEYVEAKKAIFRRQSPADWLVLNADDPTVRAFAAEARSRVVLFSRRADPGGRDAAFVREDRVIWRRGGRETPILFLDEIRLPGLHNQENVLAAVAACFLAGAPLSAVREVVTQFTGVEHRIEPVRVLDGVKWYNDSKATSPAEAVAALTTLPAPIVLIAGGSDKGIPFDPIAPLVAEKVKTLILMGPTAPKIEEAVRRGGYAGPIRRAADMAEAVALAREAAAPGDTVLLSPACASFDAYRNFEERGRHFKSLVEALS; encoded by the coding sequence GTGAAGTTGCAGGAACGCGCGGCCGTGGTAGGCATCGGGATCTCCAACATGGCACTCATTCGCTACCTGGTGGCGCGGGGCGTCCGCGTCACCGCCTGCGACCGCACCTCCGCCGAGAAGCTCGGCGAGCGCGCTGCGGAACTGGCGCGTCTGGGGGTGCCCCTCGTGGCCGGCGAAGGCTACCTGGAGCCGCTGGCCGATCACGACCTCATCTTCCTGACCCCGGGCATGCCGAAACACCTGCCCGAGATCGAGGCGGCCCGGCGGCGGGGGGCGGCGATCTCCGGGGAGATCGGCCTGGTGCTGGACCTCTGCCGGGCGCCCGTGATCGGTGTCACGGGCAGCGCCGGCAAGACCACCACCACGACCCTGATCGGCGAGATCCTGCGGGCCGCGGGGCGGGAGACCTACGTGGGCGGCAACATCGGGAAGCCGCTGATCGAGCAGGTGGAGGCGATTCCTTCGGAGGCGGTGGTGGTGCTGGAGCTCTCCTCGTTCCAGCTGCAGCTGGTCCACCGCTCGCCGCACATCGCGGTGGTGACCAACGTCAGCCCGAACCACCTGGACGTACACGCCACCATGGAGGAGTACGTGGAGGCCAAGAAGGCGATCTTCCGGCGGCAGTCGCCGGCCGACTGGCTGGTGCTCAACGCCGACGACCCGACCGTGCGCGCGTTTGCCGCCGAGGCCCGGAGCCGGGTGGTGCTGTTCAGCCGCCGGGCCGACCCCGGGGGGCGGGACGCGGCCTTCGTCCGGGAGGACCGGGTGATCTGGCGGCGGGGCGGCCGGGAGACGCCCATCCTGTTCCTGGACGAGATCAGGCTGCCGGGACTGCACAACCAGGAGAACGTCCTGGCGGCCGTAGCGGCCTGCTTCCTGGCCGGCGCGCCGCTCTCCGCGGTCCGGGAGGTCGTCACCCAGTTCACCGGCGTCGAGCACCGCATCGAGCCGGTGCGGGTGCTGGACGGCGTGAAGTGGTACAACGACTCCAAGGCCACCTCGCCCGCCGAGGCGGTGGCGGCGCTCACCACTCTTCCGGCGCCCATCGTCCTCATCGCCGGGGGGTCGGACAAGGGCATCCCCTTCGACCCGATCGCGCCCCTGGTGGCCGAGAAGGTGAAAACCTTGATCCTGATGGGGCCCACCGCGCCCAAGATCGAGGAGGCGGTGCGCAGGGGCGGCTACGCCGGACCGATCCGGCGGGCCGCGGACATGGCCGAGGCGGTGGCCCTGGCGCGGGAGGCGGCCGCGCCGGGCGACACCGTGCTGCTCTCGCCGGCCTGCGCCTCGTTCGACGCGTACCGGAACTTTGAGGAGCGGGGGCGCCACTTCAAGTCGCTGGTGGAGGCCTTGTCGTGA
- a CDS encoding S8 family serine peptidase, producing MGRTIWRTPPWHIRRTGFPEAWRLLRLRRRRRGPVEIGLLDSGVDLTHPYLRDLLGPGINLLSPGDLPHDDHGHGTHVAGILAVASGAVGGQRPVWPPPLRIRPVKIFDRQGYGRIRDIIAGLQWCRAQGCEIVNLSFGTDRRASEELAEAIRALEKAGILLVGAAGNDGRGGAVDTPGKYPEVLAVAAINRRDRLARFSSRGPEVDLVAPGAGLFSLAPGGRFCRMSGTSMAAPHVTAAAAMLLSVRPGLTPAAVRAHLKHTAEWLPQIHASAQGAGLLRADRLLREEP from the coding sequence ATGGGCCGGACGATATGGCGGACACCCCCCTGGCACATCCGCCGGACCGGCTTTCCCGAGGCCTGGCGGCTCCTTCGGCTGCGCAGGCGGCGCCGCGGCCCGGTGGAGATCGGCCTGCTGGACAGCGGCGTGGACCTGACCCACCCCTACCTGCGGGACCTGCTCGGACCGGGAATCAACCTGCTCTCTCCCGGCGACCTGCCCCACGACGATCACGGCCACGGGACCCATGTGGCCGGCATCCTGGCGGTGGCGTCGGGAGCGGTAGGCGGGCAGCGGCCGGTCTGGCCGCCGCCCCTGCGCATCCGGCCGGTCAAGATCTTCGACCGGCAAGGCTACGGCCGCATCCGGGACATCATCGCGGGGCTGCAGTGGTGCCGCGCGCAGGGCTGCGAGATCGTCAACCTCAGCTTCGGCACCGACCGGCGCGCCAGCGAGGAACTGGCGGAGGCCATCCGCGCGCTGGAGAAGGCCGGCATCCTGCTGGTAGGCGCGGCCGGCAACGACGGCCGGGGCGGGGCGGTGGACACGCCGGGGAAGTACCCCGAGGTGCTGGCTGTGGCGGCCATCAACCGGCGCGACCGGCTCGCCCGCTTCTCCAGCCGCGGGCCCGAGGTCGACCTGGTGGCCCCGGGCGCGGGCCTCTTCTCGCTGGCCCCGGGCGGCCGGTTCTGCCGCATGAGCGGCACCTCCATGGCCGCGCCCCACGTGACGGCCGCCGCAGCGATGCTGCTCTCGGTCCGCCCGGGCCTCACCCCCGCGGCCGTGCGGGCGCACCTGAAGCACACCGCCGAATGGCTCCCCCAGATCCACGCCTCTGCGCAGGGCGCCGGCCTGCTGCGGGCAGACCGGCTCCTGCGGGAGGAACCGTGA